A portion of the Pithys albifrons albifrons isolate INPA30051 chromosome 1, PitAlb_v1, whole genome shotgun sequence genome contains these proteins:
- the TAGLN3 gene encoding transgelin-3 isoform X1 — MLSTGLPHSNMRRSLLPVGVEADAHICAKEMANRGPSYGLSREVQEKIEQKYDPELESRLVNWIIVQCGEQIEHPPPGRQHFQTWLMDGTLLCKLINSLYPKGKEPIAKISESKMAFKQMEQISQFLKAAEIYGVRTTDIFQTVDLWEGKDMAAVQRTLMALGSLAVTKDDSCYKGDPSWFHRKAQQNRRGFSEEQLRQGQNVIGLQMGSNKGASQSGMTGYGMPRQII, encoded by the exons ATGTTGTCCACTGGCCTCCCACACAGCAACATGAGAAGGTCACTGCTGCCTGTCGGGGTGGAAGCAGATGCTCATATCTGTGCCAAAG AGATGGCTAACAGAGGACCAAGCTATGGCTTAAGCCGAGAAGTTCAGGAAAAGATTGAACAGAAATATGACCCAGAATTAGAGTCTAGGCTGGTGAACTGGATTATTGTACAGTGTGGAGAACAGATAGAGCACCCTCCTCCTGGAAGGCAACATTTTCAGACCTGGTTGATGGATGGAACG CTGTTATGCAAGTTAATAAACAGTTTATATCCAAAGGGAAAAGAGCCCATTGCAAAGATCTCTGAATCAAAAATGGCTTTCAAGCAGATGGAACAAATATCTCAGTTCTTAAAAGCTGCTGAAATCTACGGAGTAAGAACAACAGATATTTTCCAGACAGTGGATTTATGGGaag GGAAGGATATGGCAGCAGTGCAGAGAACCTTAATGGCTCTAGGCAGTTTGGCAGTCACCAAGGATGACAGCTGCTACAAAGGCGATCCATCCTGGTTTCACAG GAAAGCACAGCAGAATCGACGAGGATTTTCAGAAGAGCAGCTTCGTCAGGGACAGAATGTAATAGGCCTTCAGATGGGCAGCAACAAAGGAGCATCACAGTCGGGTATGACAGGCTATGGAATGCCAAGACAGATTATCTAA
- the TAGLN3 gene encoding transgelin-3 isoform X2, with product MLSTGLPHSNMRRSLLPVGVEADAHICAKEMANRGPSYGLSREVQEKIEQKYDPELESRLVNWIIVQCGEQIEHPPPGRQHFQTWLMDGTGKEPIAKISESKMAFKQMEQISQFLKAAEIYGVRTTDIFQTVDLWEGKDMAAVQRTLMALGSLAVTKDDSCYKGDPSWFHRKAQQNRRGFSEEQLRQGQNVIGLQMGSNKGASQSGMTGYGMPRQII from the exons ATGTTGTCCACTGGCCTCCCACACAGCAACATGAGAAGGTCACTGCTGCCTGTCGGGGTGGAAGCAGATGCTCATATCTGTGCCAAAG AGATGGCTAACAGAGGACCAAGCTATGGCTTAAGCCGAGAAGTTCAGGAAAAGATTGAACAGAAATATGACCCAGAATTAGAGTCTAGGCTGGTGAACTGGATTATTGTACAGTGTGGAGAACAGATAGAGCACCCTCCTCCTGGAAGGCAACATTTTCAGACCTGGTTGATGGATGGAACG GGAAAAGAGCCCATTGCAAAGATCTCTGAATCAAAAATGGCTTTCAAGCAGATGGAACAAATATCTCAGTTCTTAAAAGCTGCTGAAATCTACGGAGTAAGAACAACAGATATTTTCCAGACAGTGGATTTATGGGaag GGAAGGATATGGCAGCAGTGCAGAGAACCTTAATGGCTCTAGGCAGTTTGGCAGTCACCAAGGATGACAGCTGCTACAAAGGCGATCCATCCTGGTTTCACAG GAAAGCACAGCAGAATCGACGAGGATTTTCAGAAGAGCAGCTTCGTCAGGGACAGAATGTAATAGGCCTTCAGATGGGCAGCAACAAAGGAGCATCACAGTCGGGTATGACAGGCTATGGAATGCCAAGACAGATTATCTAA
- the TAGLN3 gene encoding transgelin-3 isoform X3 codes for MANRGPSYGLSREVQEKIEQKYDPELESRLVNWIIVQCGEQIEHPPPGRQHFQTWLMDGTLLCKLINSLYPKGKEPIAKISESKMAFKQMEQISQFLKAAEIYGVRTTDIFQTVDLWEGKDMAAVQRTLMALGSLAVTKDDSCYKGDPSWFHRKAQQNRRGFSEEQLRQGQNVIGLQMGSNKGASQSGMTGYGMPRQII; via the exons ATGGCTAACAGAGGACCAAGCTATGGCTTAAGCCGAGAAGTTCAGGAAAAGATTGAACAGAAATATGACCCAGAATTAGAGTCTAGGCTGGTGAACTGGATTATTGTACAGTGTGGAGAACAGATAGAGCACCCTCCTCCTGGAAGGCAACATTTTCAGACCTGGTTGATGGATGGAACG CTGTTATGCAAGTTAATAAACAGTTTATATCCAAAGGGAAAAGAGCCCATTGCAAAGATCTCTGAATCAAAAATGGCTTTCAAGCAGATGGAACAAATATCTCAGTTCTTAAAAGCTGCTGAAATCTACGGAGTAAGAACAACAGATATTTTCCAGACAGTGGATTTATGGGaag GGAAGGATATGGCAGCAGTGCAGAGAACCTTAATGGCTCTAGGCAGTTTGGCAGTCACCAAGGATGACAGCTGCTACAAAGGCGATCCATCCTGGTTTCACAG GAAAGCACAGCAGAATCGACGAGGATTTTCAGAAGAGCAGCTTCGTCAGGGACAGAATGTAATAGGCCTTCAGATGGGCAGCAACAAAGGAGCATCACAGTCGGGTATGACAGGCTATGGAATGCCAAGACAGATTATCTAA